The DNA sequence AAAATGTGGTTATCTTTCgtcaaacaaaatttgTAAAGCATGTATGTTGTTAGATGGATTGGAGATAAATAGAGCCAAAGTGGCTATAGATAACAATTCTGCTATTGATGGTGCGGCAAAACTTACGAAATCATTAGAACAACTAAGTTTTtaacaattaaatataggttaattataatatatatgttaTATCTGTGTTGAAtgagtgtgtgtgtgttttgattggttggttggtaGGATAAATCTGATGCCGCCTGATTGTGGCTTTGCTTTGGTAGCAAATAAATTGAACCGCGCGGTTCCAACAAGACAAGACACGACTTTTCGGCAGTTGCCTTTATCTCCACTTTTCCGAATTCACCTTTccaactacaacaacaatatttaatcttgcaataataattcacccattgacttttttttttttcttctttttttcattattagttATAAAAACCTTTCATTATAATGTCATTTGGTAGAAAAGCTGCTGAAAGATTAGCCAATAGATCCATTCTTATCACTGGTGCTTCATCTGGGATTGGTGAAGCATGTGCTAAAGTTTTCGCTGAAGCATCTAATGGTCAAGTTAAATTAGTTTTAGGagcaagaagaaaagaacGATTAGTTAAATTATCTGATActttaattaaacaatatcCTAATATTAAAATTCATCATGATTTTTTGGATGTTACTATTAaagattcaatttcaaaattcatTGCTGGAATTCCTCATGAATTTGAACCTGAtgtattaattaataatagtgGTAAAGCCTTGGggaaagaagaagttggagaattgaaagatgaagatattACGGAAATGTTTGATACTAATGTCATTGGAGTCATTCGTATGACTCAAGCAGTTTTACCTTtacttaaaaaaaaaccttaTGCTGATGTGGTTTTCATTGGA is a window from the Candida dubliniensis CD36 chromosome 4, complete sequence genome containing:
- a CDS encoding NADP(+)-dependent dehydrogenase, putative (In S. cerevisiae: NADP(+)-dependent dehydrogenase; acts on serine, L-allo-threonine, and other 3-hydroxy acids;~Similar to S. cerevisiae TMA29), encoding MSFGRKAAERLANRSILITGASSGIGEACAKVFAEASNGQVKLVLGARRKERLVKLSDTLIKQYPNIKIHHDFLDVTIKDSISKFIAGIPHEFEPDVLINNSGKALGKEEVGELKDEDITEMFDTNVIGVIRMTQAVLPLLKKKPYADVVFIGSIAGRVPYKNGGGYCASKAAVRSFTDTFRKETINTGIRVIEVDPGAVLTEFSVVRYKGDTDAADAVYTGTEPLTPEDVAEVVVFASSRKQNTVIADTLIFPNHQASPDHVYRKPN